The following proteins come from a genomic window of Streptomyces liliiviolaceus:
- a CDS encoding spermidine synthase codes for MGKGKNRRGVSAAVVEEVDGGLAELLPDRERARGWTLLIDGAPQSHVDLDDPAYLGFEYQRRIGHVIDLVAPPGRPVHAVHLGGGALTLARYVAATRPRSTQQVVERDAALVQLVRRELPLDPNARIRVRSVDARDGLAKVPDGWADLVVADVFSGARTPAHLTSGEFLTEVRRVVKAGGLYAANLADGPPLAHLRGQIATAAGVFPELALVADPTVLRGKRFGNAVLVASDQPLPVAELTRRAASDPHPARVEHGKALRDFTGGALPVTDARAVASPAPPPSAFR; via the coding sequence ATGGGCAAGGGGAAGAATCGGCGTGGGGTGAGTGCGGCCGTTGTCGAGGAGGTCGACGGGGGGCTTGCCGAGCTGTTGCCCGATCGGGAGCGGGCGCGGGGGTGGACCCTGCTCATCGACGGGGCTCCGCAGTCGCACGTCGACCTCGACGATCCCGCGTATCTGGGCTTCGAGTACCAGCGCCGCATCGGACACGTCATCGACCTCGTCGCCCCGCCCGGCCGGCCCGTGCACGCCGTGCACCTCGGCGGGGGCGCCCTCACCCTCGCCCGGTACGTGGCCGCCACCCGCCCCCGCTCCACCCAGCAGGTCGTCGAACGGGACGCCGCGCTCGTCCAACTGGTCAGGCGCGAACTGCCGTTGGACCCGAACGCCCGGATCCGGGTGCGGTCGGTCGACGCACGCGACGGGCTCGCCAAGGTGCCGGACGGCTGGGCGGACCTGGTCGTCGCGGACGTGTTCAGCGGGGCGCGCACGCCCGCGCATCTGACGTCCGGAGAGTTCCTCACCGAGGTGCGCAGGGTCGTCAAGGCCGGTGGCCTGTACGCCGCCAACCTCGCCGACGGCCCGCCCCTGGCGCATCTGCGCGGCCAGATCGCCACCGCGGCCGGCGTCTTCCCCGAACTCGCCCTCGTCGCCGACCCCACGGTCCTGCGCGGCAAACGCTTCGGCAACGCGGTCCTGGTCGCCTCCGACCAGCCACTGCCGGTCGCGGAACTGACCCGCAGAGCGGCCTCCGACCCCCACCCGGCCAGAGTCGAACACGGCAAGGCACTGCGGGACTTCACCGGCGGAGCGCTCCCGGTGACGGACGCGCGGGCGGTGGCGTCCCCCGCACCTCCGCCGTCGGCCTTCAGGTAA
- a CDS encoding histidine phosphatase family protein — MAPRILLARHGQTQWSLSGKHTGRTDIPLLEEGRRGAKLLGERLHGAPLDGLPGAEVLTSPLSRARETCEIAGFGGRATPWDALMEWDYGEYEGLTPDEIRADRPDWLIWRDGVPGGESLAEVSARADEVVARVRAGERDVLVFAHGHILRSIGARWLGLDIDFAARVRLNPTSLSVLGWAYGEPAIETWNDCGHLVP; from the coding sequence ATGGCACCGCGCATCCTGTTGGCCCGGCACGGACAGACGCAATGGTCGCTGTCCGGCAAGCACACCGGCAGGACCGACATCCCTCTCCTGGAGGAGGGCAGACGCGGCGCGAAGCTGCTCGGCGAGCGCCTGCACGGGGCGCCGCTGGACGGCCTCCCCGGAGCGGAGGTCCTGACCAGCCCGCTCTCACGCGCGCGTGAGACGTGCGAGATCGCCGGCTTCGGCGGCCGGGCGACCCCCTGGGACGCGCTCATGGAGTGGGACTACGGGGAGTACGAGGGCCTGACCCCCGACGAGATCCGGGCCGACCGCCCCGACTGGCTGATCTGGCGGGACGGTGTGCCCGGGGGCGAGAGCCTCGCCGAGGTCTCCGCGCGCGCGGACGAGGTCGTCGCGCGGGTCCGCGCCGGGGAGCGTGACGTGCTGGTCTTCGCCCACGGCCACATCCTGCGGTCGATCGGTGCCCGCTGGCTCGGCCTGGACATCGACTTCGCGGCCCGCGTCCGCCTCAACCCCACGTCCCTCTCGGTCCTGGGCTGGGCCTACGGAGAGCCCGCGATCGAGACCTGGAACGACTGCGGCCACCTGGTCCCGTAG